The Arabidopsis thaliana chromosome 5, partial sequence genomic interval AATTAAGGTTAACAGATGAGATCAACTAAATatattcatctctttctcgTGTCTACAATGGAAACCAAAGTGggtaaagcaaaaaaaaagaatttgtgaGTTTGTACAAACATTCTCTGACTGAAACAGGGGAAAGTAGAAATGAAATATTTCTTGTTCCACCTGCACTAATTAGCTCCGTCAGAGAAAACCACTGCGGTTTATTGCTCATCATTGTTTAGCGCTTTCTCGAGACAGTTGAAAGCTTTCTGGTAGCTCACGAATCCCATGAACCAGAAGTCGAAGTTATCGATTGTGACTATTTCAAGGTACTTTTGAGATGGCTTCTTTGTGTTCTGACTCTGGTTCACTCCATTGATCTTGCACAATGGGATTGAGACTTTGTAGTGAACCCTACTGAGAACTCCTTGAGGAGAAGCAACCTTGATCGATCTTTCACTGCAAAATGCAATCTTCTTTGATGAGATGAAGAGGAGGCCTGCGATGGGACCTGCTGTTGTGGATAGATAGCATTGGTACGCCTTGAAGAGTTTCTCTTGATCGCAGACCTTGAAGAGTCGCTTATAAATCTTCTCTAAGCCTCCCATTTGAAGGATCTTAGCTCCCAAGGATAGCTTTCTCTTGACTGTTTCAGTTAGCTTTGGTCCTAGTTTGTCCTGATCTCTAGCTCCGTTTGTGAAGCTAtcggttttcttctttcgcAGCATCGATTTTCCTTTGCCTGTCAAATATGAAACCTTTGAAGAAGTTGGGATTTGGTGGTTGTTGATGGAAGCTGGGTCAGGCAAGTAACTCATCGTATCAGTCTTGGCTGCAGGAAATGCAATAACTTGTTGGTGAACTCTGCTCAGTGTCATCTTGGAGGATTGAGTAGTgatcttgattcttgattttgtgaaa includes:
- a CDS encoding GRAM domain protein/ABA-responsive-like protein (GRAM domain-containing protein / ABA-responsive protein-related; CONTAINS InterPro DOMAIN/s: GRAM (InterPro:IPR004182); BEST Arabidopsis thaliana protein match is: GRAM domain-containing protein / ABA-responsive protein-related (TAIR:AT5G23370.1); Has 1807 Blast hits to 1807 proteins in 277 species: Archae - 0; Bacteria - 0; Metazoa - 736; Fungi - 347; Plants - 385; Viruses - 0; Other Eukaryotes - 339 (source: NCBI BLink).), whose amino-acid sequence is MTLSRVHQQVIAFPAAKTDTMSYLPDPASINNHQIPTSSKVSYLTGKGKSMLRKKKTDSFTNGARDQDKLGPKLTETVKRKLSLGAKILQMGGLEKIYKRLFKVCDQEKLFKAYQCYLSTTAGPIAGLLFISSKKIAFCSERSIKVASPQGVLSRVHYKVSIPLCKINGVNQSQNTKKPSQKYLEIVTIDNFDFWFMGFVSYQKAFNCLEKALNNDEQ